A window of Dehalogenimonas sp. WBC-2 genomic DNA:
GTGTGGAATAAGACGCAGGACGCAATAAGCCAGCATCGTTCCTTTGAGTTGAATTACCGCATCATAGCGGCCAACGGCGAAACCAGATATGTTTGGGAGCGGGGTACCGGAATCTGGTCAGAAAATGGAGAACTTAAACACCTTGAAGGTTTCATCTCTGACGTTACTAAATTGATACGAACTGAGAGTGCGCTTATTGAAAGTGAAAAGCGGTACCGGGAGTTATACGAACAATCTCCAGCCGCCTATCAATCTCTGGACATCAATGGGAATATTATTGAAGTGAATAAAGCATGGCTGGATGCAATGGGCTACGAACGTGAAGAAGTGATAGGGCGATGGTTTGGGGATTTTATCGTTCCAGAGGGCGTAGCCCAATTCAGGGCGAGTTTCCCGAGATTTAGAAAAGCCAGCAAAATCCATTCCGAATACTGGTTGAAGCATAAGAATGGCGGAACCAGATTGCTCGCATTTGACGGACGAATCGGGCATGACATGAAAGGTGATTTTAAGCGAACCCATTGCATAATCCAGGATATAACTGAGAAACATAAAGCTAATGAAGCCATTAAAACTGCGGCGGAAGAATGGCGCACCACGTTTGATTCCATTAAAGATATGGTGGCACTGATTGATTTACATCATACCATTGTAAGAGTAAATAAAGCGTTTGCCAGCACGCTCAAACAGGAACCGAATGATCTTGTGGGTAAGCAGTGCTATGAGGTAATCCACAATATGAATCAGCCCCACCCGATGTGTCCTCATGCCCGCATGTTGGAGTCAAAACATGTGGAATCCAGTGAATACTTTGATAAAAAATTGAAAATGTGGGTGGAAGCATCTTCATCGCCAATCTTCGATAAGAATGGATCGTTAACTGGTTCAGTGCATATCATCAAGGATATTTCGGAGAGAAAACGTGAGGAACAACAAACCCAGCAACTTCGTACCAAAGCTGAAATGTCCAGCCGGCTGGCGGCGGTGGGAGAGATGGCGGCAGGAATAGCCCATGAGATTAATAATCCGCTGACCGGGGTGATAGGGTTTTCCGAACTATTGATGGAACGGAATGACTTGCCAAAAGACGTTCTGGAGAATATTGAGATTATCAATGACGGCAGCCAAAGGGTTAAAGAGATTGTTAAACGGATGTTGACCTTTGCCCGTCAGGCAAAACCTCAAAAAAACAGCATCAGTATCACGGAACTCATCGATAATACATTGGAACTGCGGGGATACGTACTCAAAACATCAAATATTGAAGTGGTGAAGGATTATGCGCCTGGTTTGCCCTGGGTGATGGCGGATGCGGGGCAATTGCAGCAGGTGTTTTTGAACATAATTGTCAACGCTGAGTACGCAATGAAGAAAGCCCATGACAGAGGCGTCCTGACAATCAAGACAGAATATAGTGACGGTCATATCCGTGTGTCAATCAAGGATGACGGCCAGGGGTTGCCCGAAAGCGTCAAAGCCAAGCTTTTCCAGCCGTTCTTCACCACCAAGGATCCGGGAGAAGGCACAGGATTGGGCCTTAGCCTCTCATTAGGCATCATCCAGGAACATGGCGGCAAAATCATGGTAGAGAGTGAGTATGGTCACGGGGTAAACTTTATCATTGAGTTACCGATTGGAGTGATAGAAACGGTGCCAGCTGAAGAACTGGAAATTGTGCCGGTAATAGAGAAAGCTAAATCAGCCAGACTGTTAATTGTAGATGATGAACCTGCTATCAGAACGCTATTAAAGAAAATTCTGAAACAGGAAGGGCATGAAGTCACCGAGTGTAGCTTGCCGGAGACAGCTATCGAGAAAATCGGGCAATCAAAGTATGACCTGATCTTTCTGGACGTCCGGATGCCGGGTATGAGCGGTATAGAATTGTTTGATAAGATTTCTAGATTGAGACCAGAATATACACATCGTGTTATTTTTATTACCGGAGACACTTCGGACCTGATTACCCGCGAGTACCTTATACAACATCAAATCCCTTTTGTAGATAAACCTTTTGACAGAAAAACATTGTTGGACAAAATCAACGAGGCGTTGTCTTACAGGCTCAATGACAGAACGAGTTGACCGCTGAACGGCACCGTAGTGTTTGGGCACGAACCAACACAAGCGTTGGTCCGTGCCCAAATTTCAAAGCTTCTTGTGGTCAGGTACTATGAGCCGGTGGAACCATCCAGACCTGCGAGGTTACCGATGACGTTAGTGATGGCGGTACCGCTGGGCAACACTATCTTGGAGTTATTGGTCAAAGCAGCTTCTACCGCTTGTAATTGGCGGAGCTTTTGGGCATTGCCTTTAAAATAGGCTTCGGCAGCCTCGTTAACCAGTTTTATGGCTGCGGCTTCACCTTCTGCGATTAATATCCGTGACTGTTTATTGCCTTCAGCTTCAAGAATTGCTGCCTGACGGGCGCCTTCCGCTGCTTTGATGGCGGCACGCCGTTTGCCGTCCGCTTCTGTCTCGGCGGCGGTGGCAAAATCAACAGCGGCCTGTTTTTTATTTTCGGCCATGACCACGCTGTTCATGGTAGTTTGAACATCAGCGGGCGGGTTTATTTCCTTGAGTTCAGTGCGGACAATATCAATGCCCCAATTTCCGGTCTCTTTCTCAAGAGTGGCATAAAGATTGCCGTTGATGATGTTGCGTTCGCTGTTGGCCGAGGTGAGGGTCAAAGTACCGATGATGTTCCGCAGAGTGGTGCGGGCCAGAGACACGATCTGGCGTTCAAACTCCTGGACGTTATATTGCGACGCTTTAACGCCTTCCTCTGTTTGACGGACTCTAAAATAAACCTGAGCGTCAACAGAGGCGTTAAGTTTATCGGCGGTGATAATCTCCTGCGAGCCAGCGTCGATCATGCGCTCGGTGATGTCAATCCGGCGAAGAGTGTCCACGAACGGGATGATGACATTGAGTCCGGGGTTGGCGAACCGGTTGTACTTACCCAGCCGTTCGATGAGGCCGCGGTGAGTGGGCCGCACGACTCTGAAACTGAGCGCTATTAGCAGGATAACAAGAATTACCACGACAAATGTGACAATCATACCGGTCAGATTTTCCATGCCTGTTTTATCTCCTTTTTACTCAATGTGGCAGGCGGGGAGTTTGGAGCGACTCTGTAAGCACACTCGACTGAAAGATTACACGGGTATGAAGCGGGTGTCAATGGATTGTAAGTATCTACAACATATAGGACAGGAAAAAATCTGAATCACAAGTCAAACCCAAAGGTTGATTGGGGTGACAAGCAGGGCAGACGAAATAGGAAGACCCTTCGACAGGCTCCCCGAGTGCTAACCCGGGCAAACAGAAGGATTCTTCGCTTTTGAGTAGAATGACAAATGAGGTGGGATGGCATGACCACACAGTAACATATGTTCATCAATTTGAGGGCTTTTTGAAGCTATGTTACAATGACCTTTCGTTAAGGAGTTAAGTTATTCATGAAAACACGTGTCTTTTCCGGTATCAGGCCGACCGGCCGGATCCACCTGGGTAACTATCTAGGCGCGGTTCAGAACTATGTGGCGATGCAGGACGAATTTGATTGCGTTTACTGTGTAGTGGATATTCATGCATTGACGACGCTTGAAGACACTCATTTGCTCAAAGATAATGTTCGGGAGCAGGTGACTGACCTGCTGGCGGCGGGTCTGGACCCCGAAAAATGTATCCTCTTTGTCCAGTCTCATGTGCCGGAAGTGATGGAATTATTCACCCTGCTGGGAATGGCGACACCATTGTCATGGCTACTGCGGGTGCCGACGTTTAAAGAAAAGGTTAAACAGCAACCGCATAACGTCAACTATGGTCTGGTGGGTTATCCGGTACTGATGACTGCCGATATTGTATTGTACAAAGCAGAGGCGGTCCCGGTTGGTGAAGATCAATTACCCCACTTGGAGCTTGCCAGAGAGATTGTACGGCGGTTTAACGACCAGTTTGGCCCCACCTTCCCCGAACCGAAAGGGCGGTTGACCAATTGCCCGATGGTGGTGGGGCTTGACGGGCGGGACAAGATGAGCAAGTCGCTTAATAACCACATCGAATTGGCGGCAACGCCCGAAGAAACGATGAAAAAGGTAATGAGCGCCGTTACCGACCCGGCCAGGCGCCTGCGCTCTGATCCGGGTCATCCTGAAGTGTGCAATGTCTATAAACTGCATAAATATTTCAGTCCGGCGGTCGTCGACACTATAGCTATGGAATGTCGGAGCGCTGCAAGAGGTTGTGTGGACTGCAAAAAGCAGCTCGGCGTGGCAATCAATGAATATCTGGCACCACTTCGCAGCCGGCGGGCTGAAATTGCTGCGGACCAGGGTTATATTGACCGGGTAATCAGAGAAGGCGCTGAAAAAGCCCGGGCTATTGCCAAAGTAACGATGGTTGAGGTCAAACAGAAGATGGGGCTGCTTTAGCACCTCATACTCGCGTCAATCCTTCTTGAAATAGAAGAAGATGGAAAGCTAATATGAGTTCCGCAATCTTAAAAGTAAGCTGTCAGGACCGCAAAGGAATCATCGCGGCGGTGGCCGATTTTATTTCAGTCAACGGCGGCAATATCATTACACTCGATGAGTTCGTTGACCATCCCAGCAACACCTTCTTCATGCGGGTGGAGTGGGATATCAAAGATTTCAAAGTTGAACGCGGTAATATCGGGGCCGCTATTGATTCACTAGCTGTGACAAATGGTTTTGGTGGGAATTGGGAGATCTTCTATTCCGACCGCCTGCCAAAAATGGCGATTATGGTCTCCCGGTTTGACCACTGCCTGTGGGATTTATTACTCAGATATAAGGCGGGAGAAATCCGATGTGAAATCCCGGTGATAATCAGCAACCATGAAGATCTGAGATATATCGCCGAACTTTTTGGTATCGACTATCAAGCCGTGCCGAAATGGCCGGGGAATAAAGAAACAGCGGAACAACTGGAGCTTGAAATCCTTGAAAGTTGCGGGGCGGATTTTGTGGTCATGGCGCGGTATATGCAGGTATTGAGTCCGGACTTCCTTGGCCGCTTTAAAAACAGAGTTATCAACATTCATCACTCATTTTTACCCGCTTTTGAAGGCGCCAAACCGTACCATCAGGCTTTCGAAAGAGGAGTCAAAGTCATTGGAGCCACAGCGCACTTTGCCACGGTGGATTTAGACAAAGGGCCAATCATTCACCAGGGAACGCTTCAAATCTCACATCAGGACAGCGTTGATGATCTAATAACAAAAGGCCGGGATATCGAGAAGCGGGTGCTGTCAGACGGGGTGAAACTGTTTGTTGCGCGGCGGGTGTTTGTGCATGGGAACCGGACGGTGATTCTTTAATATCAGTCATCACCAGTTCCATCTAAGATAAAGACCTCGTCTATCGTCGAATGCAGTGCCAAGGCAATGCGGTGCGCCAGCATTAGTGACGGATTGTATTTGCCCTTCTCAAGGTAGAGCAATGTTTGCCGCGTTATACCGACCTTTTCTGCCAATTCTTCCTGAGTAAGGTCGTAGCGGGCGCGGAGTTCTTTGATACGGGTTTTCAATTACCACACCCTCATTCGATTGGGCTTTGTTTCTGATATATGTATAAAGAAATAACGAATACTAAGGCGGCAACTCCGATCACGATCAGGACTTTAACAGCCTGATCCATAGTTGCGGTTATCATCCCATTGCCCCAAGCCTGGAGAAGTGAGTCAGCAGAAGTGTGGGACCTTTCTGCACTCC
This region includes:
- a CDS encoding transcriptional regulator Hth-3 family, which translates into the protein MKTRIKELRARYDLTQEELAEKVGITRQTLLYLEKGKYNPSLMLAHRIALALHSTIDEVFILDGTGDD
- a CDS encoding formyltetrahydrofolate deformylase, with translation MSSAILKVSCQDRKGIIAAVADFISVNGGNIITLDEFVDHPSNTFFMRVEWDIKDFKVERGNIGAAIDSLAVTNGFGGNWEIFYSDRLPKMAIMVSRFDHCLWDLLLRYKAGEIRCEIPVIISNHEDLRYIAELFGIDYQAVPKWPGNKETAEQLELEILESCGADFVVMARYMQVLSPDFLGRFKNRVINIHHSFLPAFEGAKPYHQAFERGVKVIGATAHFATVDLDKGPIIHQGTLQISHQDSVDDLITKGRDIEKRVLSDGVKLFVARRVFVHGNRTVIL
- the ybbK gene encoding putative stomatin/prohibitin-family membrane protease subunit YbbK gives rise to the protein MENLTGMIVTFVVVILVILLIALSFRVVRPTHRGLIERLGKYNRFANPGLNVIIPFVDTLRRIDITERMIDAGSQEIITADKLNASVDAQVYFRVRQTEEGVKASQYNVQEFERQIVSLARTTLRNIIGTLTLTSANSERNIINGNLYATLEKETGNWGIDIVRTELKEINPPADVQTTMNSVVMAENKKQAAVDFATAAETEADGKRRAAIKAAEGARQAAILEAEGNKQSRILIAEGEAAAIKLVNEAAEAYFKGNAQKLRQLQAVEAALTNNSKIVLPSGTAITNVIGNLAGLDGSTGS
- a CDS encoding tryptophanyl-tRNA synthetase, whose product is MKTRVFSGIRPTGRIHLGNYLGAVQNYVAMQDEFDCVYCVVDIHALTTLEDTHLLKDNVREQVTDLLAAGLDPEKCILFVQSHVPEVMELFTLLGMATPLSWLLRVPTFKEKVKQQPHNVNYGLVGYPVLMTADIVLYKAEAVPVGEDQLPHLELAREIVRRFNDQFGPTFPEPKGRLTNCPMVVGLDGRDKMSKSLNNHIELAATPEETMKKVMSAVTDPARRLRSDPGHPEVCNVYKLHKYFSPAVVDTIAMECRSAARGCVDCKKQLGVAINEYLAPLRSRRAEIAADQGYIDRVIREGAEKARAIAKVTMVEVKQKMGLL